In Gossypium hirsutum isolate 1008001.06 chromosome D06, Gossypium_hirsutum_v2.1, whole genome shotgun sequence, one genomic interval encodes:
- the LOC107901857 gene encoding O-fucosyltransferase 23 produces MDLSSTCKLSRLFGCFFTPLTCKCCVALVTIALFFRAIFLHSFSGYGVIKSNNLRLILSPSLHLESHEGIRGDKFLEVPQIVWGLNNQKIAFARACLTARMLNRTLLMPSLSASLFYKEIDLLHPISFDQVFQYERFNSLCNRFVRLGRYSDLGNQTRKYDLRKGSGRKWTVERDLEQLKQSSRGPIDKYQVISMAGKNPFLWHDHWPVKDYARVFECLVLVDEIAKEADKVVSKIRRIGRKLRSKTNFGAEGSSLSHAPYVAIHMRVEIDWMIHCKKLEQRSRISQICSSKQEIMERVGNIVGLGSTAIVYLAVADSLLNDSSILDGWKRGLVPFEKKKLGVDGIYKKHSYLIQSAIDYEVCSRADIFVGNSFSTFSSLIVLERTQRVIRMGITSSCGIDVRWPSYAYNIPGESNGPQKWMTNMSDSNLKAISYGSNAISC; encoded by the coding sequence ATGGACTTGTCCTCTACCTGTAAGCTTTCGAGGTTATTCGGCTGCTTTTTCACTCCTTTAACATGCAAATGTTGCGTTGCTTTGGTCACTATTGCTCTGTTTTTCAGAGCTATCTTTCTTCATTCATTTTCTGGCTACGGTGTGATCAAGTCGAATAACCTACGCTTGATTCTAAGCCCCTCTTTACACTTGGAATCTCATGAAGGGATTCGTGGAGATAAGTTCTTGGAAGTTCCTCAAATTGTGTGGGGATTAAACAATCAGAAGATAGCATTTGCAAGAGCTTGTCTAACAGCTAGAATGTTGAACCGAACTCTTTTGATGCCTAGCTTAAGTGCTTCACTTTTCTACAAGGAAATTGACCTCTTGCACCCTATTTCCTTTGATCAAGTCTTCCAATATGAAAGGTTTAATTCACTTTGTAACCGGTTTGTACGGTTGGGTCGTTACTCGGACCTTGGGAATCAAACAAGAAAATATGATCTCCGAAAGGGAAGTGGAAGAAAGTGGACAGTTGAGAGAGACCTGGAGCAGCTGAAGCAAAGCAGCCGAGGTCCTATTGATAAGTACCAAGTGATTAGTATGGCTGGAAAGAATCCGTTTCTTTGGCATGATCATTGGCCCGTTAAGGACTATGCAAGAGTCTTTGAGTGCCTTGTGTTGGTTGATGAGATTGCTAAAGAAGCAGATAAAGTTGTGTCCAAGATTAGGCGGATTGGAAGAAAGCTTAGGAGCAAAACCAATTTCGGAGCAGAGGGTTCTTCACTGTCACATGCTCCTTATGTAGCCATCCATATGAGGGTAGAAATAGACTGGATGATTCATTGTAAGAAGTTGGAGCAACGATCAAGGATAAGCCAAATTTGTAGTAGCAAGCAAGAGATTATGGAACGAGTGGGGAACATTGTGGGCTTAGGATCTACGGCCATTGTTTATCTCGCGGTTGCCGATAGCCTCCTTAAtgattcttcaatattggatgGTTGGAAAAGAGGGTTGGTTCCTTTCGAGAAGAAGAAATTAGGGGTAGATGGAATTTACAAGAAGCATTCATATCTGATTCAGTCAGCAATCGACTATGAGGTGTGCTCAAGAGCTGATATATTTGTAGGCAACAGTTTTTCCACTTTTTCTAGCCTCATTGTTCTTGAGAGAACACAAAGGGTGATTAGAATGGGCATCACAAGCTCATGTGGCATTGATGTTCGATGGCCATCTTATGCATATAATATACCAGGGGAATCAAATGGTCCGCAGAAGTGGATGACTAATATGTCTGATTCAAATCTCAAGGCAATTAGTTATGGTTCTAATGCCATCTCATGTTGA